Genomic window (Diabrotica undecimpunctata isolate CICGRU chromosome 6, icDiaUnde3, whole genome shotgun sequence):
CCGTATTTGTAACATGTTTCTACAACATTATCCATCATGTTTTGAAGCTACTGCGCACTATTTGCCTGCAAtacggtatcgtctgcatatctaatactGTTTATAAATTGGCCATTTAGTGCAATCTTCTttttatggtgcctatccgttacggatgttggacactaacatggctattctgactttgttgactgctgccctgataagtccggtagtggttaagttaaaccattttcgcaggttatgcagccaggatattcttcctcgtcctggacctcttttcccatgcttTTTACCTTAAGTAGatcatatcgttgttcattgcgcattatatggcccaggtattttagttcgcgctctttacccattctatgtattacttcttcgttggtaactctgtctctCCAGGAAAtactcaacatgcgtctatagtgccacatctcaaatgcttcgagtctcttcagtgatgcttcagttaaggtccatgactccacgccatataaaagaacggagaacacgtagcattttagtaaacgaacttttatttccaattttatatcgtggctgttaaagatttttttcattttgacgaaagctgatcttgccttctcgatccttatcttaatttccgtcgattggtcccactgttcatttaagtttgcacccagataacaaaagttggtgatttgtgctataggttgttggttaatagtaattgaccaggtggtatcctatttttgcttataaccatgtatttggttttttggatgttaaaatcaagcccaaacctgctacttacttctgccatcCTGGAGACAAGTATCTGCAGACCTTCAAGaatgtctgcaaaaatgacagtatcatcagcgtatcttatgttgttcaatcgttctccgtttataagtattcctttgtctatgtccgttagcgctaggttcataatgtgcaATACCAACTTCTTATTCGCCCAAGgcttctctaaagatgttttcaaatTATATGTTAAATATTGTTGGTGACAGTATGCAACACTGTCGAACTTCTTTtccgactgtgaagatctcggataGTTCATTTTCGAATCACTGTGTTCCTTTTTGTTGAAGGTATAAATTTAAGATTAGTCCTAAAACCTTACCATTGAGTCATGATGTTTTTgagatatcgattagtttcccatatAAAACTTtatcaaatcttcttcttcttttttcggCATCATAACCCGGGATGGGcgtttgcctgtctggctatgtccttccctTTAAATCTCTCTTGGGCTCTTCTCCTTCATTGTCTTATATTCAtagttttcaggtcgtcttccacgtcatccaaccatctcgtcctgGGTCTTTCTTTTTTCCGCCTTCCTACCGGCTTTaactgtaacattttctttgtcgTTTTTGTGTCTTCGTGTCGCTGAATATATCCCaaccatgacagtctttgacttttcacataTCTTATAATGTGATACCCTTCATTCAATTCATTAACCTcatcgtttctcctgattctccatgtgccgtaTTTCTCTTGCATCAGGCCATATtcttttctcagtatctttctgTCGAATGGcctgagttgggcttcctcttttttcgtcattacccaggttTTACAACCATATGTTACTACGCGTCTAATCAAAGTTCtttagatagtcattttggttctattgtctaataatttcgatgtcatcattcttttattagcatagtatgtaagatttccactggaaatacgtacattaatttcgctacttacggaattcttattgatttctgtgcccagatatgtaaaggcatcgacacgttcaatagtatagttgtctattgctatattatttttattctcaggtgttcttttgatggtcatgtacttagtttttgtttcgtttattttaagccgTCTTTTTTGTCCTTTAGGATCAATTTCCTCAAACGTTTCCATTAGTCATGTCTTGCTTCTACTAATAATGGCGACATCGTCtacatatgcagtaatttgtactgttttgtgttttgttatttatatggccagttacattggtttttctgatgactgcttcaagaactaggttgaacagTATGCTTGAAAGTGCGTCTCCCTGTCTTACCCCTATGTTAATGTCAAACACTGGAGACtgttctccatctactctaacTACGGCTTTAAAACCCTGCAACGTCATGTTTATGAGGCTGATATATTTTTTGGTATACCTAGATTTCGTAGGTCTTCCCgtattttgtctcttttcacaataacaaaagcttgtttaaagtctatatacatattatatagttctatgtcgtattcataagctatctcttgtattgttctaagtatgaatatgttgtctgtagtggctctatttggtctgaatccattttgacaATCACCAATtctattttcggagtattctgacGATCTAGTGTAGATAATGTCACAAAAGATTTTATATATTACATTTGGCAATGTAATTCTGGCATTCTGATCTTCTTGAAAGAGCtgatcttctgattcggcaataattgctgcatcatctgcgtaacacaccataccaattcttttgttgcccattctgtatccgagattgagagatgttactttgtttataattttgcccatacgtaggttaaacaagaaggggcttaaactgttggcttgtctaattcctcccggtgttagaatattttcagtgaattggtctcctgctctaactttggttacattgttgttatttaggttatgcactatctttgttatgttggtcggcgttttattttttattaatatatttagaatgtctcccaggcgaaCCCTGTCAAACGCATTCGTCAGATCAAAGAAGCAGATATATgctggcatgccgaactctatagctttttcttttacttgttttattatgaatactgcatctgcTATAGACCGCCTTATTTAATACCAAAGGATCAAAaaaacacccaagatccagcgaagtaccgcccaattacttgtcttccaactttctacaaattggtcacatcctgtgtagcttggcgtatctaccaacactatgctttaaacaatatcatagaactCAACAGAAAGAATGCGCTAATAACTCCATGGGTTGCAAAGAataacttattatcgactcagtcatttctaactgGCGTACACCAAAAAAAGAGGAACCTTTTTACTTCCTTCATT
Coding sequences:
- the LOC140444637 gene encoding uncharacterized protein, whose translation is MTKKEEAQLRPFDRKILRKEYGLMQEKYGTWRIRRNDEVNELNEGYHIIRYVKSQRLSWLGYIQRHEDTKTTKKMLQLKPVGRRKKERPRTRWLDDVEDDLKTMNIRQ